DNA sequence from the Pichia kudriavzevii chromosome 4, complete sequence genome:
ACACGTACAAAATGTTTAGACTTGCTTCACCTTCTAATTTCATTAAGAAATTCGATACTTTGCGTTTTACGAAACAAGCCATCCAGTCCCAGTCTAAGAGATTTGTCTCTTACAACAAGGCCAATTCTAACTACACAAATTTCGCAAGAGTTAGAACAGCAACCAGAGAAACTCCAAACATGGCTTTGACTTTCTTGGGTGTCCTTGGTGTTTCTTCCCTATATCTTGCAGCCCATAAGCCAATTCTGAATGAGACGGGCTTTGCTAATGGACctgttttgattgataCCAAGAAGGGTGCAGTTAATCTCGACCAAGAAATAAAGCAATCACAGTACGATGGTGCCTTTGATGGTAAATTGAACTACCGTCAAGTAGCTATTGGTTCTATTGCAGGTTTAGTCCTTGGTTATGCACTTTCGAGATTAAGCTCCATTTTATTTGTTGTATCAATTGGTTTGTACTGCCTCAATGTTTATCTTCGTAGACAAGGAATCGTGGCGGTCGATACAAAGAAAGTTTTCAAAGGAGCGGTAGACAGCGTCTCATGGGATGAGCTGGTTTTTGAAAAGGCCAGCTTTAGTGTCCCATTTGTCTTGAGTTTCTTTACTGCTGCTTCCTTATAAAGCTCTTTTCCTTAAAACTCTAAAGTTATTCGTATCATTTATAATCGAAAATTATAACCACTTAGCAGACGATTCATGATGAGAATCCCTTTACTTATTTATACAGTAGTGACATTGCAGTTGTGTCAAGTTACACCACAAATTATATCATTGTCCTCAAGAAAATTGCATCTCATCTACAGCCCATTCTACTATGCTCTTCAGCTTACTGTCCTCCTCCTGCTCATCTAACTCGTCAATTATTTTTAGATCGTCTAGGAGTTTAGGATACTCATGCATATCCAAAGTTTTATCTAGTTTATATTCATTTAGCCGTTTCTGGAGCTTCTCGTTAGACTCTCGAAGAGCAGATAATTGTTCATCCAGATTCTTAACTACCTCTCTTTTCATGGTAATCATATGCGCCTTCACCAATTCGGTGGGTGACAAATCGGATACATCAATCTGAACTTTCTCCCCattgcattttctttgctCAGCTTTCTCGATAACTTTATCCAATTCGTTCAAATGCAACTGCAATTGTCGTTCCATAAATATCTTCTGAAACTCAGATTCAGCCTTCGACTGCCATGAACTCACTACTTGTTTCCTCACATATTCTAGAGAGGAAACGTCAATTTGTGGATAACATGAAACAAAGGCCTTGAGGGTAATTTTCGAAAGCGTCTTCTGGAGTGCATAGGATAACGCTGAGTGTAACGCTTCAAACCGTATGTGTCTGTTAGTCTCGGCCATGTCAAATCCTTTAACTTGATTCTTATTGTCTCTTTCTTTACACTGTCAATGTACactcaaaatgaaaacaccAATGTCTTACACATAAACATCAACAGGCGCCTGTGTTCGCATCAGGAAAAAATCTTTGTTATCCACAGACGTTGAAGTTATGATTTCATACAAGTAGCACGCTTACATAGCGTCTCTACACAAATTGCAACATGGTTCTTCTATTTCGATTGAGTTACACTTCTGAATCAGCATGAAATGGGAAGACCCCCTCTTTCTCCACTTCAATGATAACTTGATATTTAGAAAATGTAGTCAGCAAATCTTCTCCAGCTCGCATACATAATTACCAAATTCAgtatgattttttcttttcatttcaaaaaaaaaattttattcaCAGATAGTTTGTGCAGATTCCACAGCAAAgagcttcttcaaaatagaCTATCTGGCAAGACAAGTACCAATATGAAGCTTATAGTATCGTGTGAAGATACCGGTGCCTTGAAAGTGGTCACTGCACAACATGGTGTCGACACGTCCAGGCCAGCACCAAAGGATGATCCAAATGCAGTAGCACCACCAACAATCACCACACATGCCACTGGATACTCTAGGAAATCTAGGGTAGTTCATATGGTCAAGTCACCCAAGACGGGTAACATTGCTGTC
Encoded proteins:
- a CDS encoding uncharacterized protein (PKUD0D01560; similar to Saccharomyces cerevisiae YAL008W (FUN14); ancestral locus Anc_7.107) yields the protein MFRLASPSNFIKKFDTLRFTKQAIQSQSKRFVSYNKANSNYTNFARVRTATRETPNMALTFLGVLGVSSLYLAAHKPILNETGFANGPVLIDTKKGAVNLDQEIKQSQYDGAFDGKLNYRQVAIGSIAGLVLGYALSRLSSILFVVSIGLYCLNVYLRRQGIVAVDTKKVFKGAVDSVSWDELVFEKASFSVPFVLSFFTAASL
- a CDS encoding uncharacterized protein (PKUD0D01570; similar to Saccharomyces cerevisiae YJR112W (NNF1); ancestral locus Anc_7.489) is translated as MAETNRHIRFEALHSALSYALQKTLSKITLKAFVSCYPQIDVSSLEYVRKQVVSSWQSKAESEFQKIFMERQLQLHLNELDKVIEKAEQRKCNGEKVQIDVSDLSPTELVKAHMITMKREVVKNLDEQLSALRESNEKLQKRLNEYKLDKTLDMHEYPKLLDDLKIIDELDEQEEDSKLKSIVEWAVDEMQFS